Sequence from the Pararhizobium gei genome:
GATGCAATGGTGGATCTCCCCTTCGCACTGCCGACGGCCGTTGCCGGCATCGCGCTGACGGCGCTCTATGCACCGAACGGCTGGATCGGCAGTCTTCTGGAACCGCTCGGCATCAAGATCGCCTTCACGCCCCTTGGCATCATATTTGCGCTCATTTTTGTCGGGTTGCCTTTCGTGGTCCGCACCGTGCAGCCGATCATGGAGGAAATCGATCGCGAAGTGGAAGAAGCAGCCGCAACGCTGGGCGCCAATCGCTTCCAGACCATCAGCCGCGTTCTGCTGCCGGGGCTTGCTCCCGCGGTGCTCACGGGATTTGCGTTGGCTTTCGCCCGTGGCGTCGGCGAATACGGCTCCGTCATCTTCATTGCCGGCAACCTTCCCTATGTCTCGGAAATCGCGCCGCTTCTGATCGTTATCCGGCTTGAGGAATTCAACTACCCCGCAGCCACCGCCATTGCAGCCGTGATGCTGGTTATTTCCTTCGCCATGCTGTTGATCATCAATGTGATTCAAGCCTGGAGCAGAAGGAGGTACGGCTATGGCGCATGACGCCTCTTCTACCCACCGTGGAAACGGCAATACGGAAATGGTCCGCGTCGCGACGTCCGAAAGCCGCTTTGCACGTTACTGTCTGATCGGGCTTGCCCTCGGCTATGTGGGACTTTTTCTCGTGCTGCCGATGGCGGCGGTGTTCACGGAAGCGATGCGCAAGGGTCCGGGCGAGTTCCTGACCGTTCTCGCCGACGCGGAA
This genomic interval carries:
- the cysT gene encoding sulfate ABC transporter permease subunit CysT produces the protein MTARTASLWQFRQPSVIPGFGLALGVTLSWLTLIILIPLSGLAWRSSALGWTTFFQLATDQRTINALKISFGTAFAAALVNVVFGVILAWVLVRYRFPGKRIVDAMVDLPFALPTAVAGIALTALYAPNGWIGSLLEPLGIKIAFTPLGIIFALIFVGLPFVVRTVQPIMEEIDREVEEAAATLGANRFQTISRVLLPGLAPAVLTGFALAFARGVGEYGSVIFIAGNLPYVSEIAPLLIVIRLEEFNYPAATAIAAVMLVISFAMLLIINVIQAWSRRRYGYGA